TGAGACGCCGTGTGAAATCCGGATCGGGTCCGGATGACCAGACGGCGAGTACGCCGCCGGGGCGAAGCGCGTCGCGGGCGGCGCGAAGGCCGTTAAAATCATAGAGCCGGTCGTTGGATTTGCGGGTCAGCCCATCCGGTCCATTGTCGACATCGAGCAGGATCGCGTCATAGGCGCTCTTGCCGGCGCAGATCGCCTCGCCGACATCGCCTTGATGAATGCCGACGCGCGGATCGTCGAGGCAGCCGTTGAACACCTCTGCCATCGGCCCGCGCGCCCAGGCGACGACGGCTGGTACCAGTTCGGCGACGGTGACGCCGGCATCATCGGGAAGGACGGCGAGAGCGGCGCGCAGGGTAAAACCCATGCCGAGCCCGCCGATCAGCACCCTCGGCTTCGGATGCGTCTTGATCCGCTCCCAGGACAGTGTGGCAAGGGCTTCTTCCGAGCCGCTGAGACGACTGTTCATCAACTCGTTGGCGCCGAGCATGATCGAGAACTCGCTGCCGCGCCGCTTCAGGCGCAACTCGCCGCCTTCGCCGGGAATGGTCGCCGAATCGAGCTGGATCCAGGGCAGCATGACGGTTTCGCCTCACATGAAAGAGCCGTCCCCTAGCACAGGCAGACGAGCGAAACCAGCAAACCGGCGTCAGACCATCCGCATGAAATGCTCCGGCTCCACTTCGACGATATCGTCCTGCGGCGCGGCCGAACGGCGGCGGATCTCGTCGACCTCATTAGGCCTCAGCCGCGCCTTCGGATCGTCGAATTGGACGTCGGGATCCGGCACGGCCGAGAGCAACAGCCTGGTATAGGGATGCAGAGGATTGTCGATCACTCGGGCGGTGCTGCCCCATTCGACGATCTGACCGGCATACATCACGGCGATATCCTCGGCGACATAACGGGCAGTGGCGATATCATGAGTGATGTAGAGCAGGCCGAGATTCAGCTCCTGCTTCATCTCGTTCAACAGGTTGAGCACGCCGAGACGCACCGAAACATCGAGCATCGAGGTCGGCTCGTCGGCGACGATCACCTCCGGCTTGACGGCAAGCGTGCGGGCGATGTTGACGCGTTGGCGCTGGCCGCCGGAGAGTTCATGCGGATATTTCGGCGCGACGAGATCGGGATCGAGCCTGACGCGCTGAAGCAGTTCGCGGGTGGTGACGTCGATCTCCGTCCCCTTGATGTCCGGGCGATGCAGCTTCAGCGGCCGGCGGAGATGGTGCGCGATGGTATGGGCGGGGTTCAGCGAGGCGAAGGGATCCTGGAAGATCATCTGCACTGAGCGGCGGTAGCGGGCGATTTCGGCGGAATTCGCCGTCTCGACCGGCCGGCCCTTGTAGAGAATGCGGCCTGATGTCGGCAGATATTCGCGCATCGCCATGCGGGCGCAGGTGGTCTTGCCGCTGCCGGATTCGCCGACGAGCGCCAGCGCCCGACCAGCGCGCAGCGAAAACGAGATGGAGCGGGCAGCATGAACGGCGGAGGCGCCGTGGCCGAACGTCTTTGTCACCGTGTCGAGCGCAAGGATGGCTTCGCTCATAGCAGCACGCCTCCATGCAGCGAGGGAAAGGAAGCCCAGAGCTTCTTCGTGTATTCGTGCCGCGGCGTCCGGTAGATCGCTTCGGCGGTGTTTTGCTCCACCAGCCTGCCGGACAGCATGATGCCGATCCGGTCGCAGAACTGGACCATCAGTCCGAGATCATGGGTGATGAAGAGGACGGAGAAGCCGAAGCGGCGGCGCAATTCGTTGATGCGCTGCAGGATCTCGCGCTGAACGACGACGTCGAGCGCTGTCGTCGGCTCGTCCATGATGACGAGCTTCGGGTCGAGCGCCATGCAGATGGCGATGACGATGCGCTGGCGCATGCCGCCGGAAAACTGGTGGGGATAATCGCGCATCCGGTCAGGCGCGATGTCGACGAGCGTCAGCATCTCGGCGGTGCGCTCGCGGGCTTGCGCACGGCTCATGCCTTTATGGGCCCGCAACACGTCATAAAATTGCGCTTCGATGCGCAGCACCGGGTTCAGCGAATTCATGGCGCTCTGGAAGACCATGGCGACTTCGCGCCAGCGGAAGGCGGCAAGCGCCTGCCGGTCGAGGCCGAGCACGTCGCGTCCGTCGAGCAGGATGCGGCTCTCCTTGCGGATCAGCGCCGGCGGCCTGTGCAGGCGGCTGACGGCGAAGGCGATGGTGCTCTTGCCGCAGCCAGATTCGCCGGCAAGGCCGAAGACCTCGCCCGGCGCCACATCGAAGCTGACATCGTCGACGGCGCGGAAATCTTTCTCCTCGCCGATATAATCAATCGAAAGATTCCTCACAGACAATAGCGGCTGGGTCACAAGCGGCCCTCCCCGGAACGGACGAGCAGCGACCAGCGCTTCAGATGATTGCCGGTGCGCAGCCGCGGATTGGCGATCTCGTCGACGGCGAAGTTCAGGAGCGACATGCCGATGCCGAGAAGAGCGAGCGCGAAGCAGGGGGTGAGGATATCCCACCAGGCGCCGACCGAAAGGGCGGAAGCCTTCTGGGCATTGTAGAGCATCGTGCCCCAAGAGATCGCCTTGGGATCGCCGAGGCCGAGGAATTCCAGCGTCGCCTCGGTGATGACCGCGAAGATGACGCTGCCGATGAAATTGATGCCGACGATCGATATCACATTGGGGAAGATCTCGAATGTCATGATGCGCCATTGCGGCTCGCCCATCATCGAGGCCGATTTGACGAAATCCTTGTGTTTGACGGAAAGCGTCTCGGCGCGGGTGACGCGGGCGCCCCAGGCCCAGGAGGTGGCGCCGAGGATCAGCGCAATGACCAGCGGGCTTGCCTGGCCGATGAAGGCGGCGAGCACGAGCAGCAGCGGCAGGTTGGGAACGACCAGCACCATATTGGTGAAAAAGCTGATGATCTCGTCGATCTTGCCGCCGCGATAGCCCGCGATGATGCCGAGCGCCGTGCCGACGAGGGTGATCAGCAGACCGGCGCCGAAGCCGACGGCAAGCGAGGTGCGGGCGCCGTAGAGCAGCCGGGCGAAGACGTCCTGGCCGATGCGGGTGGTGCCGAGCAGATGATCGAGCGACGGCGGCTGGTGCGGCCTGCCGGTGCGGGCGGCGGGATCGTATTGCGTCAGCAGCGGCGCTGCGATCGCGACCATGATGATGAATGCGATGATCAGAAGGCCAACCAGCGCCTTGCGGTTCCGAAGCAGGGTCTTCATCTCACGCTCCCTTCAGCCGCGGGTCGAGCATGACATAGCTGACGTCGACGATGAAATTGGCGATCAGCATGGTCGCGGTCATGATCAGCAGCTGGCCCTGGATGACCGGGTAATCGCGGGCGAGGATCGCCTGGTAGAGAATATTGCCGAGGCCGGGATAATTATAGACGACCTCCGTCACCAGCGAGCCGCCGAGGATGGTGCCGATGGCGATGGCGAGGCTGGAGACGGTCGGCAGTAGGGCGTTGCGCGCCGCATACCAGAGCATCACATGGCGGTCGGACAGGCCCTTGGCGCGGGCCATGACGATATAGTCCTCGCCGAGCAGGTTGATCATGTTGTTGCGCATGGTGACGGTGAAGCCGCCGATCAGCACGGTGCAGAGTGTAACCATCGGCAGGATGCCGTGATAGGCGACGCTGCCGAGATACTGCAGGCTGAAGGCCGGATCGAGCGAGGGATCGGCGGCATAGCCGTTCGGGAACCAGCCGAGCGTGAAACCGAAGATGAAGAGCACGATCAGCGAGGTGACGACGGCCGGCACCGAGGTCGCAAAAACCGCGCCGACGGAGACGACGACATCGAACCTGCTGCCGCGCCGCCAGGCGGCGACGATGCCGAGGAAGGTGCCGAGCGCGAAGCTGATGATTGTCGCGGTTCCCATCAGCCCGACCGTCCAGACCAGCGCATGGCCGAGCACGGAGGTGACCGGCAGTGGGAAATATTTGATCGAGCGGCCGAGATCGCCGGTGAAGATGCTGCCGAGATAGGTGAGATATTGCTGCCAGAGCGGGCCGTCGACGAAGCCGAAGGTGAGCTTCAGCGCCTGCAGGCTTTCCGGCGGCAATTCGGCGCCGGCGCTCGAGAACATGATCTGCACGGGATCGCCCGGCATCAGCCGGGGCAGGAAGAAATTGATCGTCGCTGCCGCGATGAAGGCCGCCATATAGAAGACGAGACGGCGAAGCAGAAAAGCCATGGAAACTCCGTCGTGGCGGGAGCGGCGTTCGACACCGCCCCCGAAAACCATGATGATTACTTGACCGGTTCCAGGGCCAGGAGGTTCAAGAGGCGCGCCGAATTGGTGCGCGAGATCGACGGATTGACGAAGGGATTTTCCTTGGTCGACCAGCCGGTGAAACGCTTGGTGTTGTACTGGTACCAGTTCGGATTGTTGAACACCGGAATGACAGGCATGTTTTCGGCGACGATGCGCTGCGCCTTGTTCATCGCGTCCTTCTGCTGGGCGAGGTCGGCGGTATGGGTGAATTCGACGACGAGCTTCTCGACATCGGGGTTGAACCAGCGCTGCGCGGTGAAGCGGGTCTTGCCCTTGTCCGAGGCACTGAAGGCGCGCTTGTAGGGATAATAGGGCGAGGCCGAGGCAGGCAGGCTGTTGATCGCCGCATCGAAGCTGCCGTTGATGAGGTTGCCTGTCCAGACGGCTTCCTCCGGCGTTTCGATCTTGGCGTCGATGCCGACCGCCTGCATGCCTTCGACGGCGATGTTGACGGTGTCGACCCAGTCCGTCCAGGAATTCGGAACGATGATCGAGAAGGCGATCTTGCTGCCGTCCGGATTGTCGCGGAAGCCGTCGCCGTCCTTGTCCTTGTAGCCCGCCTCGTCGAGCAGCGCCTTGGCGGCGTCGGCGTCATAGGTGGCGAACTTGCCGAAGTCGGCCTTGACGGACGGATCCGCCCAGCTCTTGTAAAGCTCGCCCATCAGGCCCGGGTCTTCGTTCAGTGTCGGATAGCCGTAGCCGGCGACGTCGATCATCGCCTTGCGATCGAGCGCCATCGACACGGCGCGGCGGAATTTAACGTCGTTGAAGGCCTTCTTGTTATTCTCGTTCGCGGTTTCCAAGTTGAACAGGAAGGCGACCATGCTGCTCGGCGAATACCAGTAGTGGAAATGCGCCGGATCCTTCGAGACATAGACATTGTCGATATCGGGAATGAAGGAGACGCCCCAATCGAGCGTGCCGTCGGCCGTTGCCGTCAGGATCTGGTTGTTGTCGGCGAGCTGCGGGAAGCGAATGCAATCGACCTTCAGGTGGGCGTTGTCCCAATAGTTCGGGTTGCGGCACTGATCGTAGGTCTGGCCGGTGAAACGCGGAACCTCGGTCAAGGGGCCGCTGCCGACCGGGTTCTCGTTGGCGAAGGTGACCGGATCGGCGACGTCCTTCCAGACATGTTCGGGAACGATCGGCAGCTGCGAGATCTGCTCGGCGGCAAGCGAGCTCGGATTGGCGAGCGTGAAGCGCACGGTCTGGGCGTCGACGGCTTTGACGTCGGTAACGAACGTCCAAATGCTGACGAAGTCGAGCGCCGGGAATTTCTTCAAGTAGGCATAGGTGAAGGTGACGTCGGCTGAGGTCAGCGGCTTGCCGTCCGACCATTTCAGGTCGGGGCGCAGCTTGAACTCGATGCTCTTCAGGTCGTCGGACAGCTTGAAGCTTTCGGCCAGGCGATAGACCGGCTTGTTGCTGTCGAAGCGATTAAAAATAACAAGCGGCTCATAGATGAAGTCGAGCGTCGACTGGCGCGCCGAGGTTTGGTTGAACGGGTTGAAGTTGCGAACCCAGGTCGTCGCCGGTTCGATATTGGCCGTCAGGATCGTCTGCGCCATGGCAGAGCTCGAAAGCAGCGTCAGCGTGGCGACGGCAAGAAGATATTTTTTCATGTTTTATTCCCCTTCTTTTATACGGTGAGAGATGGCGCGCCGGTCAGGAGGCCAACGCGCTTGCAAATATGTCTTCGACCTCGGCATGGGCGGACCGATAGTCGATCTTGAGATTGCCGAGGCGGGCCTTGCCGGCGGCGATCCGCTGCAGTGCGGCGTCGGTCAACGGGCGCGCCGCCTTGGCGGCTGCTTCGCTTTCCCTGATGTCGCCATGGCTATGGAGCGCGATGTCGAAGCCGGCGTCGAGCACATGTTTGACGCGTTCCGGCAGGGACCCGGAAAGCGATTCCATGAAGATGCAGTCGGAGATCAGCACGCCCTCGTAACCCAAGTCCTTGCGGATGAGGTCGTGCATGATCGGGGAGACGGAGGCCGGCAATTCCCTGTCGTAGGCCGAATAGACGACGTGGGCGACCATCGCCCAAGGCGTGTCCTTCAGCGCGACGAAGGGTTTGAAATCGGTAGCGATGAGCGTCTCGCGGCTGGCATCGACGACCGGACGTTCTTTGTGGGAGTCGAGCGTCGCGCGGCCATGCCCAGGGATATGCTTCATCACAGGCATATTGCCGGTCTCCAGCAGGCCGTCGACCACCTCGCGGCCGAGGGCGGCAATGACATCGGGATCGGATCCGAAGGAGCGGGCGCCGATAACCGCGCTCGTTGTCTCGAAGACGAGGTCGAGAACGGGCGAGCAGCCGCTGGAAAGGCCGAGTTCCGTCATCATCGCGGCCATTGCCTGGGAGGAAAGGCGCAATGCTTTTTTGCCGAGCTCGAAATCGCGGCGCGCCAGTTCGGCGAACTGGCCGAAGCTGCGGAAGAGCGGCCAGGGGCCCGCATCGAGGTGCTGGACGCGCCCGCCCTCCTGGTCGGTGAAGACCGGGGCGTCGTCGCGGCCGACGGCTTCACGGAAGCGTGCGATCAGCCGCTTGGTCTGCTCCGGCTCGCGCTGATTGCGCCGGCCGACGAAGAGGCCGAGCGGATTGGTCTCGCGAAACATCGCGAATTCATCATCCGAAAGAACCGGATTGGGAAGGCCAACAAAAAGGGCGAGCGGGGTCGAGGGCAAGTCTAGTGCTCCGGGATCAGATGGTCATTTCGGCATGCTTCTCAGCATGCCTTCGTAAATGCCCTTGTCGGGGGCCTGGATGGTGATTGCGCCTGCGGTCCTGGCGTAAAAATCGACCGGACCGGCATCGCCGATGAAGGCATAGGCATGGCCGAGCGTCTTCATCGTCTCAAGACAGGCGGAAAACAGCGCGAGCCCGATGCCCTTGCCGCGCGCTTGCGGGTCAACGCCGGTCGGGCCGAAGAAGCCGCGCGCCGTCGTGTCGTAGCAGGCAAAGCCTTGGAGCGTTCCGCCTTCGACGGCGATCAGGCAGGCGACGGGCTGGCGGGAGAAGGCGACCGAAATCTCGCTTGCCCAGTTCTCGCTGAAGTGTTCGCGAACCCAGTTCACGACGAGATGCAGTTCCGGGGGGAGGGCCGGGCGGATGGCGGCGCCGACGCTGTCGGCTCTCTGTTTCAGCTCGGCGAATTTCGCGGAATACAGGCTCACAAGCAGGTCCGGCACCCGACATTCCTCCTGTGATTCCGTTATTACGGAATATATACCCCTATTATGTCATAGACTTGGCGATCTTGCCGAGCTTGTCAACAGGGATTTTCGATCGGCAGCCGCTTTGGCTACGCTCTCAATGCAGGGTAGTTGGCACAAGCGAAAACGGCCCGGGGAGATCCGGGCCGTTCGATGGGAGCTGTTTGTCGATTTGAGTGCTTATGCACCGTCTTTCCAGAGTGCATGAAAATGCTGCACCGGACCGTGGCCTGAGCCGACGGTGAGATTTCCGGCCGCTTCGACCGCGCCGGCGAGGTAATCCTTGGCGAGGGCGACCGCCTCTTGCGCCGGGACGCCCTTGGCAAGTTCAGCAGCCAGCGCGCTCGACAGCGTGCAGCCGGTGCCGTGCGTGTTCTTGGTAGGCACCCGCTGGGCTTCGAACCAGTGCAGACCGTCGGCGGCGGCCAGCACGTCGGGGCTCTCGTCGCTGTCGAGATGGCCGCCCTTGACCAGCACGGCGGCCGGGCCGAGCGCGCGCAGCTGTTCGGCCTGCGCCGCCATTTCTGCCCGGCTCGTCGCGACCGGCTGGTGCAGCAGCGCGGCGGCCTCCGGCAGGTTCGGCGTCAAAACCGTGGCAAGCGGCAGCAGCCGGAGGGTCAGCGCGTCGACCGCTTCGGGTGCGAGCAGGGCGGCTCCGCCTTTGGCGATCATGACGGGATCGAGGACCACAGGGATGCTGCGCCCGTTGCCCTCGGCTGTGGCCAGAGCTCTAGAAAGTGCGGCTGCAACGGCTTCGGCGATCTCGGCATTGGCGATCATGCCGATCTTGATGGCATCGACGCGCACATCGGCAAACACGGCATCGATCTGCTCGGCGACGAATGGAGGCGGCACTAGATGCACGCCGGTGACGCCTTGCGTATTCTGCGCCGTCAGTGCGGTCAGCACCGCCATGCCGTAGACACCGCGGGCGGAAAAGGCCTTGAGATCGGCCTGGATGCCGGCGCCGCCTGAGGGATCGGAGCCGGCGATGGAGAGGACGTTGCGGATCATGCCGGGACCTTTCGGATTTCTGCGGCGATGCGGCGGGTGGCGGCTTCCGGATCCGGCGTGCCGCAGATGGCGGAGACGACGGCAAGCCCCTTGGCGCCGGCGGCAAAGACTTCGGCCACATGCTCCGCCTTCAGCCCACCGATGGCGACGGACGGCACCGGCGAGAGCTGCACCAGCCTGGCGAGGCCGTCAAAGCCGATCGGCTGCTTGTGGTCGGCCTTGGTCGGTGTCGCAAACACCGGGCCGACGCCGGTATAATCGACGAGATCGGGATCGACGGCAGCGGCGAGCGCCTCGGTCTCGACCGAGAGGCCGAGGATCATTTCGGGGCCGATCAGCTCCCGCGCCGTGCGCGCATCCATGTCCTCCTGGCCGATATGCAACCCGTCGGCGCCGATGGCGATCGCCGCCTCGACATCGTCATTGACGATGAGGCGGGCGCCGGTGCCACCGAGCGCCTGTTTCAAGGCGCGGCCGGTCTGGATCATCTCCGAAGTGCCGGCTCTTTTGTCGCGCAGCTGCACCATCGTTGCGCCGCCGGTAACGGCAAGACGCGCGGTCTCGACCATGCCGATCTGGGCGCAGAGATTCGGATCGAGCACGAGATAGAGCGAAAGGTCGAAAGCCTTCATGCGAGCGATACTCTCGCCCTGGCATCCAGCGCTTCGCCGTCGAGCGCAGCCAGCGCATCGAGGAAGCGCCAGGCGAATGAGCCGGGGCCGGCCGCGCCGAGTGCGGCATCCTCGCCGGCGACGGCAAAGGTTGCGAGTGCCGCGACCGTCGCCCCGAACAGATCTTCGGGCGCTGTGGCGGCAAAGGCGCCAATCAGGCAGGTGAGCGAGCAGCCGAGCGCGGTGACCTCAGGCATCAGCACCGATCCTCCCTTGATGCGCACCGCTCTCTCGCCATCGGTCACGAAATCGACGGCGCCGGTGACGGCGACGATGGCCTGCTGCCGCTCCGCGAGCCGCCGGGCCGAATCCTCCGCCTGCTCAACCGGATCGCGGCTGTCGACGCCCTGGCCGCGGCTCTCCCCGCCGGCAAGCGCGATGATCTCGGAAGCATTGCCGCGGATGATCGTCGGCTTGAGCGCCAGCAGATCGGCGACCGCCTGGCGACGGAAGGTGGTCGCATAATGGGCGACCGGATCGAGCACCCAGGGTTTGCCGGCTGAGGCCGCCGCCTTCGCCGCCGCCTGCATACCGTCGATCCACTGCGTCGAAAGCGTGCCGATATTGACAGTCAGCGCGCTCGCGATGCCGGCGAATTCGCCGGCCTCCTCTGGTGCATGCACCATGGCGGGCGAAGCGCCCGATGCCAGCAGGACATTGGCCGCGATGTTCATGGCGACATAATTGGTGATGCAGTGGACGAGCGGCGGCTTTTCGCGCATCGCGTCCAGCATGGCTCCCGAAGTTTTTTTGCTCTGCATAGCGCCCTTTCAGGCGGGGCAGGCGCGGGGCGCGTCGACGGCGATGCCCCGAGCGACTCCCTCCGCCGGCATTATCCGGTTCAGGTTCGAAGGGTGCTTCTCAGCCCGTCTGTCGACGAACGCCCCTGTCTCTCATCGCGCTCTTTTTCGCAGAGAAGGACGCGGCTGTCATCCCGAAAATGACGTTTCGCCTGCCTTCCGACAAAGCTGGTTGAAGGGATCACAGCGTTCCTCAACTTAAATCATGCAGATCCGTCGTAATCGCTGCCCCGATTGAAAACTCCGAAAACTGCACTGTCAATCCGCTGCGTTCCGGCGTGCAGGCGGTCGGCCCGACCTCATATCTGTCGGCAATCGGGAAGGGCGCTAACCGCAGCAGCGGCCAGCGGCTGCCGTCGCTGGAGGCCTGAATGCGTAGCGCGCCGGCTGCGACGGTAACGCGGATGTGGAAATCCTCAAGTTCCTTGAAGGGCTGCGAAACGGACCAGTCGGACTTGCCGTCGGTGACGACGGTGCTGAGGAAGGCTTCGCCGTCGGTGAATTCGACGCCCGTCTTGACCCAGCGTTTTTCGTCGAGGCGCACCATCAAGCCGGCCTGGTCGTAGAGGGTGCGGAACTCGCCTTGCACGCGGATCTGGGCGGTGAAGCTATCGGCGGTGGGGAAGGCGAGGAAGTGGCCGCTGTCGCGGGTGAAGCCGTAATAGGTCTCCCGCCAGAAATCGGTCTTCTCGCCTGTCGTCAGCGTCAGACCGGTTGCGTCGGCGTGCCAGCTTGTCGGTTCGTTCAGCCATTTTCCGTCGTTGAAATCGATGTCCATTCCATCCTCGCTTTATTGAAGCCGCGGGCGCTGCCGATTCTTCGCGCCCGCATAATGCGCGTGCTTCGCGAAGGCGGCCAGCCGCCCGCGGTTCGGCGGTGTTGGCCGTCGAGACCCTCGTCTCACGACATAATCCGTGGGCTTCCGCTTGACACGATTACTTCATCTCTTATTCTGTTACAAAAATATGAATTACATAATTGTGGAACCTAACGGGAGCCCTCATATGAAAACGCTTGTCGCATTCCTGCTCGGCACCGCGCTCGTCGCTCTGCCTTCGACCCTGTTTGCCCAGGAAAAGGGCGGCGTCATCAATGTCGCGACGATCGGCGAGCCGCCGACGCTTGATCCGATGTCGTCAACGGCCGATCTCGTCGGCATCGTTACCCAGCATATTTTCGAAACGCTCTACACCTTCGACAAGAGCTGGAATGTCACACCTCTTCTGGCCGAAAGCCTGCCCGAGGTCAGCGACGACGGCAAAACCTATACGATCAAGCTCAGGACCGGCATCAAGTTCCACGACAATAGCGACATGACGTCCGAAGATGTCGTCGCCTCGCTGAACCGCTGGATGAAGATCGCCTCGCGCGGCAAGCAGGTGGCGGGCTTCATCGACAAGATCACGGCTGCCGATCCCGCGACCGTCACCATCACGCTGAAGCAGCCCTATGCGCCGCTGACCTCGCTGCTCGCCTTCAACAATTCGGCGGCGATCATCATTCCTGCCGAAAAACAGGACGAGCCGATGAAGGAGTTCATCGGCACTGGCCCCTACATGCTGAAGGAGCGCAAGGCCGACCAATACATCCAGCTCGTCCGCTTCGACGGCTACAAGTCCCCCGAAGGCGACAGCAACGGGTATGGCGGCGCCCGCCATCAATATCTCGATGAGATCCGCTTCGTGCCGGTGCCGGATCCGAACACCCGCGTCGAGGCCGCTATCTCCGGCCAGTATGATTATGTCGATTCGATCCCGGTCGAATCCTACGACAAGCTGAAGGACTCGACGGCCTCGCAGCCGGTCATGCTGAAGCCCTTCGGCTATCCTGTTTTCGTCTTCAACACGAAGGAAGGTGTTGCCGGAAATGTCGAGGTTCGGAAGGCCATCCGCCAGGCGCTCAGCATGGAAGACATGCTGGCCGCCGCCTTCGGCAGCAAGGATTTCTATGCACTTGACGGCGCCATCTACCCGAAAAGCTTCTCCTGGTCGACCGATGCAGGTGTCGAAGGCGCCTATAATGTCGCCGATCCGGAAGGGGCGGCGGCCGCCGCCAAGAAGGCCGGTTATAATGGCGAGCCGATCCGCATCCTGACCAGCCGCCAGTACGAATTCCACTACAAGATGGCGCAGGTGGCCGCCGAATATCTGAAGCTTGCCGGCTTCACCGTCGATATGCAGGTGGTGGACTGGGCGACGCTGACGCAGCGCCGCACCGATCCGAAGCTCTGGGATATCTACATCACCCACAGCCCCTTCCTGCCGGAGCCGGCCTTGATCGGCTCGCTCTCGACCAGCTCGCCCGGCTGGTGGGACACGCCGGCCCGCAAGGCTGCCGTCGATGCCTTCACCTCTGAAGTCGATCCGAAGAAGCGGGTGGCGCTCTGGGCCGATGTCCAGAAGGCTGTCTATGCCGATGCGCCCTTCATGAAGATCGGTGATTTCAACGCCGTTTCGGCGAAATCGGTTAAGCTCGAAGGCGTCGATCCGGCCCCGTGGCCGTATTTCTGGAACGCTTCGATCAAGAAGTAAGCATCGCCGCCGGTGCCGGCCCTCCGGGTTCGGCGCCCGCTTTTCTGCCGCATTTGCAAGGGCTTGAAGGCCAGCATTGATGATCCGCTACATCCTCCAGCGCCTGTTCGGCATGATCGTCGTGATGTTTCTCGTCGTCACGATCGTCTTCGTCATCGTGCGCGTGACGCCGGGCGATCCGGCCGCCGTCATGCTCGGGCCGGATGCAACGCCGCAGGATATTGCCGATCTCAGAAGCAGGCTCGGCCTCGATCAGTCGCTCGGCCTGCAATATCTCTATTATATCGGCCAGCTGCTGAAGGGCGATCTCGGCCAGTCGATCTTCCTCAACATGCCGGTCACTTCGGCGCTGCTCGACCGCGCCGAGCCGACCTTCTTCCTGACGCTGTTTTCACTTGCCATCGCCAGCCTCATTGCGCTGCCGATCGGCATCTATGCCGCCTATCGGCGCGGCTCCTTCGTCGATCAGGCGGCAACGACGCTCGCGATGTTTGCCGCCAGCATTCCGAGCTTCTGGCTCGGCCTCATCCTGATGCAGTTCTTCGCCGTCAGGCTCAACCTCTTCCCGGTCTCGGGCTATGCCGGGCCGGGCTCGACCTTCGCCGACCGTATGTATCATCTGACGCTGCCGGCCTTTGCGCTCGGCATCGTCTCCTCGGCGCTGATCCTGCGTTTCACCCGCGCCTCGATGCTCGACGTGCTAGGC
Above is a window of Rhizobium etli CFN 42 DNA encoding:
- a CDS encoding spermidine synthase; the encoded protein is MLPWIQLDSATIPGEGGELRLKRRGSEFSIMLGANELMNSRLSGSEEALATLSWERIKTHPKPRVLIGGLGMGFTLRAALAVLPDDAGVTVAELVPAVVAWARGPMAEVFNGCLDDPRVGIHQGDVGEAICAGKSAYDAILLDVDNGPDGLTRKSNDRLYDFNGLRAARDALRPGGVLAVWSSGPDPDFTRRLKDSGFSVDVVNTRANRKRGARHVIWLAVRSAG
- a CDS encoding ABC transporter ATP-binding protein, which produces MSEAILALDTVTKTFGHGASAVHAARSISFSLRAGRALALVGESGSGKTTCARMAMREYLPTSGRILYKGRPVETANSAEIARYRRSVQMIFQDPFASLNPAHTIAHHLRRPLKLHRPDIKGTEIDVTTRELLQRVRLDPDLVAPKYPHELSGGQRQRVNIARTLAVKPEVIVADEPTSMLDVSVRLGVLNLLNEMKQELNLGLLYITHDIATARYVAEDIAVMYAGQIVEWGSTARVIDNPLHPYTRLLLSAVPDPDVQFDDPKARLRPNEVDEIRRRSAAPQDDIVEVEPEHFMRMV
- a CDS encoding ABC transporter ATP-binding protein — its product is MTQPLLSVRNLSIDYIGEEKDFRAVDDVSFDVAPGEVFGLAGESGCGKSTIAFAVSRLHRPPALIRKESRILLDGRDVLGLDRQALAAFRWREVAMVFQSAMNSLNPVLRIEAQFYDVLRAHKGMSRAQARERTAEMLTLVDIAPDRMRDYPHQFSGGMRQRIVIAICMALDPKLVIMDEPTTALDVVVQREILQRINELRRRFGFSVLFITHDLGLMVQFCDRIGIMLSGRLVEQNTAEAIYRTPRHEYTKKLWASFPSLHGGVLL
- a CDS encoding ABC transporter permease, whose protein sequence is MKTLLRNRKALVGLLIIAFIIMVAIAAPLLTQYDPAARTGRPHQPPSLDHLLGTTRIGQDVFARLLYGARTSLAVGFGAGLLITLVGTALGIIAGYRGGKIDEIISFFTNMVLVVPNLPLLLVLAAFIGQASPLVIALILGATSWAWGARVTRAETLSVKHKDFVKSASMMGEPQWRIMTFEIFPNVISIVGINFIGSVIFAVITEATLEFLGLGDPKAISWGTMLYNAQKASALSVGAWWDILTPCFALALLGIGMSLLNFAVDEIANPRLRTGNHLKRWSLLVRSGEGRL
- a CDS encoding ABC transporter permease codes for the protein MAFLLRRLVFYMAAFIAAATINFFLPRLMPGDPVQIMFSSAGAELPPESLQALKLTFGFVDGPLWQQYLTYLGSIFTGDLGRSIKYFPLPVTSVLGHALVWTVGLMGTATIISFALGTFLGIVAAWRRGSRFDVVVSVGAVFATSVPAVVTSLIVLFIFGFTLGWFPNGYAADPSLDPAFSLQYLGSVAYHGILPMVTLCTVLIGGFTVTMRNNMINLLGEDYIVMARAKGLSDRHVMLWYAARNALLPTVSSLAIAIGTILGGSLVTEVVYNYPGLGNILYQAILARDYPVIQGQLLIMTATMLIANFIVDVSYVMLDPRLKGA
- a CDS encoding ABC transporter substrate-binding protein, coding for MKKYLLAVATLTLLSSSAMAQTILTANIEPATTWVRNFNPFNQTSARQSTLDFIYEPLVIFNRFDSNKPVYRLAESFKLSDDLKSIEFKLRPDLKWSDGKPLTSADVTFTYAYLKKFPALDFVSIWTFVTDVKAVDAQTVRFTLANPSSLAAEQISQLPIVPEHVWKDVADPVTFANENPVGSGPLTEVPRFTGQTYDQCRNPNYWDNAHLKVDCIRFPQLADNNQILTATADGTLDWGVSFIPDIDNVYVSKDPAHFHYWYSPSSMVAFLFNLETANENNKKAFNDVKFRRAVSMALDRKAMIDVAGYGYPTLNEDPGLMGELYKSWADPSVKADFGKFATYDADAAKALLDEAGYKDKDGDGFRDNPDGSKIAFSIIVPNSWTDWVDTVNIAVEGMQAVGIDAKIETPEEAVWTGNLINGSFDAAINSLPASASPYYPYKRAFSASDKGKTRFTAQRWFNPDVEKLVVEFTHTADLAQQKDAMNKAQRIVAENMPVIPVFNNPNWYQYNTKRFTGWSTKENPFVNPSISRTNSARLLNLLALEPVK
- a CDS encoding glycoside hydrolase family 3 N-terminal domain-containing protein, with amino-acid sequence MPSTPLALFVGLPNPVLSDDEFAMFRETNPLGLFVGRRNQREPEQTKRLIARFREAVGRDDAPVFTDQEGGRVQHLDAGPWPLFRSFGQFAELARRDFELGKKALRLSSQAMAAMMTELGLSSGCSPVLDLVFETTSAVIGARSFGSDPDVIAALGREVVDGLLETGNMPVMKHIPGHGRATLDSHKERPVVDASRETLIATDFKPFVALKDTPWAMVAHVVYSAYDRELPASVSPIMHDLIRKDLGYEGVLISDCIFMESLSGSLPERVKHVLDAGFDIALHSHGDIRESEAAAKAARPLTDAALQRIAAGKARLGNLKIDYRSAHAEVEDIFASALAS